In the Acetobacterium sp. KB-1 genome, TGCATCCTGATTTGCTTGCTTTCAGGAATCGCAGGATACAAACGAGGTGCAATAAATACCCTGATTAGTTTCGGGGGATTTATTGCATCTTTTGTAATAGCCTGGATTTTTTCACCACTGCTGGCAGACTGGCTGATTCAGTCAGGCGTACTTAATGGCCTGTTCGAAACCATAAATGTGGAAGCTGTTTCGCAGTCGCTGATCGATCTTGGGGCCCAGCAAAGTGGCTTAACCACCTCGCTGTTGGGAGACGCGCTCATAAGCGGTGGCCAATCGGTAGTGGACCAGAGCCTAACCGCGATAGCGGGGTTGATTAGGCATGGGATTGCTCAAAGCATCAGTTTTGGAATCATTGTTTTGGGGGTCACTATTTTATGTTGGATCCTGCAGATTATTTTTCTCGGGATCACCAAAATGCCCGTCATTGGAACAATCAATCGTCTGGCGGGAACGCTCCTTGGGCTGATTTTAGGGGGCTCAATCATCGCCGTTATGCTTTGGATCTTTTCAGCAATCAATCTTTCAACCGGCGGTGTCACAAATTTACCAACGGCCGAGAATAGCAGTCTGATTCAAATAGTGGTACCAATTGTGCGTAGCTATATCGGAATTCAATAGGAGATAATAATGGAGTCTTTAACAGCAAGTTTTTCATCTTATTTAAGCCAAATCGATTTTTCGAATCTTTTACAAAAAACTCTGGTTTCGGTAATTGTGCTGATTGCTGTAGTGATCAGCCTAAAAATAACCTATGGTGTGGTCAATCGGGTTTTTGACCCCGAAAAGCTCGGTCTTGAACCCCGGGATATCCGTCGAATCACGACCTTAAACCATGTTACAAAAGCCGCCATTAGAGCCGGCGTCTGGACCCTGGCGAGCTTGATTATCCTGGGTCAGTTTATTAATGTGGGTTCACTACTGGCAGTAGCTGGAGTCGGAACACTGGCCATTGGTTTTGGTGCCCAGGGTATTGTCGAAGATGTAATGAGCGGCTTTGTGATTGTCTTTGAAAATCAATTCAGTGTCGGCGATTATGTGATCATCGATGAGACACACTATGGGATCGTGGAGAGTATTGGCATCCGCACCACCAGTGTCAGGGAATTTGATGGCGGGCTCTTTATTATTCATAACGGAAAAATTGACCGCTTAATAAATTTTTCCAAGGGATATGTAAAAGCCATTGTCGATGTGGGTTTTGCTTATGAGGAAGACATTAACAAGGTGAAGGAAATACTGGAAGAAATATGTACGGATCTTCATGAGAATCATCAGGATCTGTTTAAAATACGACCAGAAATACTGGGTGTAACCCGACTGGATCCATCGGCAGTTAATATTCGTGTCGTTTGCGATGAGGACGCCTCATCTAAATTTATGGCTGAAAATACCCTAAGACAGCGCATCAAAGAAGTCTTTGATGAAAGAGGGATCGAAATACCATATAATAAAACCGTTATTTACAATCGCGAAGCAATTAAAAAAATGCATGAAAAAAGCTGAGGTGAAACATGGAAACAAAGATTTATGAACTTGGGGATCGGGTTGAAATGAAAAAAAAGCACCCCTGTGGGAGTTTCCAGTGGGAAATCATCCGGATGGGGGCGGATATCAAGATTAAGTGTCTTGGTTGTGGCCATATTGTTATGCTACCGCGCTCCAAGTTTAATAAGCAGATAAAAAAAGTTGTGATCAATGAGGACAAGGTAGAAAAATGAAAACTTATTTTATGACCCATTGGAATGGTGCAGAAACGTACTTTGAAAAAAATCTAAAATCGACATACTATTTTTGTCTGGCATTTTTTGGAATAATGATTATTTTAAATACCTTACTATTTCTAAATGATCCCGGATTGAGTCAAAGTTATTTTAAAGAATTGCAGTCTTTATTCAATCAAAAGGAATTTCTTAACAGCACTGGCGTCGAATTATGGTTTGGAATTTTCTTTAATAACGTCATCGCCAGTGGGATCAGCATCCTTTTGGGAATGATTCCTTTTTTGTTTTTACCAATGTTTTCATTGGCCTCCAATGCCATCGTGATCGGGCTTATTGGAGCCGTCTATCAAACAAACGGCTTTGGTTGGTTTGTCTTTTTAGTTGGTATTTTACCACATGGGATTATTGAGATCCCGGCACTGATCCTTGGGGTGACATTAGGGGTTAATATCTGCTTTAAGTTAGTTAAAGCAATTCTAAAAAGAAGTATTAAAGGCGAATTGAAACAGGCATTTATAGGATGTTTGCGTATTTACGTATTATGGGTCATCCCACTCTTCTTCGTTGCGGCATTTATTGAAACATTTTTGACGCCAATTCTTTTTAATGTCGTTCTGCCGGCGTGAATAAAATATTAAAACAAAACACTTGCATGAATTGAAAGATATGATATAATTAAAAGCTGTAATCCTTGCTTGCTGGAAAAGTGAGCCATAGTCCATGAGGAGGTGAAATGGAATGAGAAAGTACGAAACATTATTTGTTTTAAAACCGGATCTTGAAAAAGAAGCGATTGAAGAATTAGTTGGCAAAGTAAAAGCTGTTATTGAAGCGGCTGGAGAAATTGAAAAAGTCGATGAATGGGGCAAAAGAAAATTAGCCTACGAAATTGCTAAAAAGTATCAAGAAGGCTTCTACGTATTAATCGACTTCAAAGCTGAGAACTCAGTGCTTGATGCATTGGATCATTTATACAAAATAAACGAACAGTTTATTCGAAGTATTGTAATTAAAAAAGAGAAATAGGGGGCAATTCTGTGAATAAAGTAATTTTACTAGGAAGACTAACCCGAGATCCTGAGATGAAAAACACCACCACAGGTAAAGCAGTTACCCGATTTAGTCTCGCTGTCGATCGTCGCTTTAAAAATAAAGACGGTCAAAAAGAAGCCGACTTTATTAACATTGTGGTATGGGGAAAACAGGCAGAATTTGCGGCGCAATATCTGACTAAAGGAAGCCAAATCAGTTTATCTG is a window encoding:
- a CDS encoding mechanosensitive ion channel family protein, with amino-acid sequence MESLTASFSSYLSQIDFSNLLQKTLVSVIVLIAVVISLKITYGVVNRVFDPEKLGLEPRDIRRITTLNHVTKAAIRAGVWTLASLIILGQFINVGSLLAVAGVGTLAIGFGAQGIVEDVMSGFVIVFENQFSVGDYVIIDETHYGIVESIGIRTTSVREFDGGLFIIHNGKIDRLINFSKGYVKAIVDVGFAYEEDINKVKEILEEICTDLHENHQDLFKIRPEILGVTRLDPSAVNIRVVCDEDASSKFMAENTLRQRIKEVFDERGIEIPYNKTVIYNREAIKKMHEKS
- the rpsF gene encoding 30S ribosomal protein S6, encoding MRKYETLFVLKPDLEKEAIEELVGKVKAVIEAAGEIEKVDEWGKRKLAYEIAKKYQEGFYVLIDFKAENSVLDALDHLYKINEQFIRSIVIKKEK
- a CDS encoding DUF951 domain-containing protein, with product METKIYELGDRVEMKKKHPCGSFQWEIIRMGADIKIKCLGCGHIVMLPRSKFNKQIKKVVINEDKVEK
- a CDS encoding CvpA family protein, coding for MSLSSLTSLDFICILICLLSGIAGYKRGAINTLISFGGFIASFVIAWIFSPLLADWLIQSGVLNGLFETINVEAVSQSLIDLGAQQSGLTTSLLGDALISGGQSVVDQSLTAIAGLIRHGIAQSISFGIIVLGVTILCWILQIIFLGITKMPVIGTINRLAGTLLGLILGGSIIAVMLWIFSAINLSTGGVTNLPTAENSSLIQIVVPIVRSYIGIQ
- a CDS encoding stage II sporulation protein M, which translates into the protein MKTYFMTHWNGAETYFEKNLKSTYYFCLAFFGIMIILNTLLFLNDPGLSQSYFKELQSLFNQKEFLNSTGVELWFGIFFNNVIASGISILLGMIPFLFLPMFSLASNAIVIGLIGAVYQTNGFGWFVFLVGILPHGIIEIPALILGVTLGVNICFKLVKAILKRSIKGELKQAFIGCLRIYVLWVIPLFFVAAFIETFLTPILFNVVLPA